One genomic region from Metallosphaera tengchongensis encodes:
- a CDS encoding acyl-CoA carboxylase subunit beta, with protein MTATYEKPDMAKLIEELRALKSKAYMGGGEERIQFQHNKGKLTARERLNLLFDEGTFNEVMTFATTKATEFGLDKNRVYGDGVVTGWGLVEGRTVFAFAQDFTSIGGTLGETHASKITRVYELALKVGAPVVGINDSGGARIQEGAVALEGYGAVFRSNVMASGVVPQITIMAGPAAGGAVYSPALTDFIIMIKGDAYYMFVTGPEITKVVLGEDVSFQDLGGAVIHATKSGVVHFIAENEQDSINITKRLLSYLPSNNMEEPPFVDLGDPADREMKDVEEVVPTDTVKPFDIREVIYRMVDNGEFMEVQKHWAQNMVVGFARMAGNVVGIVANNSAHLGAAIDIDAADKSARFIRFCDAFNIPLISVVDTPGYMPGTDQEYKGIIRHGAKMLYAFAEATVPKVTVVVRRSYGGAHIAMSIKSLGADLIYAWPSAEIAVTGPEGAVRILYRREIQNSKTPDDLIKERIAEYKKLFANPYWAAEKGLIDDVIEPKDTRKVVVSALAMLKNKREFRYPKKHGNIPL; from the coding sequence ATGACAGCCACATATGAAAAGCCAGATATGGCAAAACTAATTGAAGAGCTCAGGGCTCTGAAATCTAAAGCATACATGGGTGGGGGAGAGGAGAGAATCCAGTTCCAGCACAATAAGGGGAAGCTCACCGCAAGGGAGAGGTTGAACCTACTTTTCGATGAAGGTACCTTCAATGAGGTAATGACTTTCGCCACAACAAAGGCGACAGAGTTTGGCTTGGATAAGAACAGAGTCTATGGTGACGGTGTGGTCACAGGATGGGGACTGGTTGAGGGAAGGACTGTTTTCGCCTTCGCCCAGGATTTCACCTCCATAGGCGGAACCTTAGGCGAGACCCACGCCTCCAAGATAACGAGGGTATACGAGCTAGCCCTTAAGGTTGGTGCGCCAGTTGTTGGAATCAACGACTCTGGTGGAGCCAGAATACAGGAAGGTGCAGTAGCCCTAGAAGGTTATGGCGCGGTTTTCAGATCAAATGTGATGGCTTCAGGGGTAGTCCCACAAATAACAATTATGGCCGGACCCGCTGCGGGAGGTGCTGTGTACTCCCCTGCCCTCACTGATTTCATAATAATGATCAAGGGGGATGCCTATTACATGTTCGTCACCGGACCAGAGATCACTAAGGTGGTTCTTGGGGAGGATGTTTCCTTCCAGGACTTGGGTGGTGCAGTTATCCACGCTACGAAGTCCGGAGTTGTCCACTTCATAGCTGAGAACGAACAGGACTCCATAAACATCACGAAGAGGTTACTGTCCTACTTGCCCTCTAATAACATGGAGGAACCCCCGTTTGTGGATCTAGGGGATCCCGCTGACAGGGAGATGAAGGACGTGGAAGAGGTTGTCCCAACAGACACCGTAAAGCCCTTTGATATAAGAGAGGTCATCTATAGAATGGTTGACAACGGAGAGTTCATGGAGGTTCAGAAGCACTGGGCTCAGAACATGGTCGTGGGTTTTGCCAGAATGGCTGGCAACGTAGTAGGCATTGTAGCCAACAATTCAGCACACTTAGGAGCAGCGATAGACATAGATGCAGCGGATAAGTCCGCGAGGTTTATCAGGTTCTGTGACGCCTTCAATATACCTCTAATAAGCGTAGTTGATACTCCAGGGTATATGCCAGGCACAGACCAAGAGTATAAAGGGATAATAAGGCACGGGGCCAAAATGCTCTACGCCTTCGCTGAAGCTACAGTGCCCAAGGTAACGGTAGTGGTGAGGAGATCTTATGGAGGGGCTCACATTGCCATGAGTATAAAGAGCTTAGGTGCGGACTTGATCTACGCTTGGCCTTCAGCTGAAATAGCAGTGACGGGTCCTGAGGGGGCTGTGAGGATCCTGTATAGGAGGGAAATTCAGAATAGCAAGACTCCAGATGACCTTATCAAGGAAAGAATTGCGGAGTACAAGAAACTATTTGCTAACCCATACTGGGCAGCAGAGAAGGGGTTAATAGATGACGTCATAGAGCCCAAGGATACTAGAAAGGTCGTGGTCTCCGCACTAGCCATGTTGAAGAACAAGAGGGAGTTCAGGTACCCCAAGAAGCATGGAAACATACCCCTCTAA
- a CDS encoding ABC transporter permease subunit, whose protein sequence is MNFVLLSFLAVGVTIGRVFVTIILSIVTGWLLGYIAIKNRTFENVYISLSEVLESVPVISFFPVVLIFFVTDIGGYLGVELAVIFLVFTAVVWNIWMGIYQAFKTVPDNLREVTENLRLSFLERMSKLYIPFSIPRIAANLIPSFADAMFYITVSEVFSVGNSQFAVFGIGSLIYKYTSLGLYTQALYSLLILAIVTTGVTLGLREYAMYSVQRYGLDTESVNMAMRRGRFRIRYSAKLSNAIAPVTKVAKYVSKGRSKVEDFDEDRESTAKWGILGKIFAIGFLLAISYSVFTLVSSVPSSAWFSVVDSTPYDLILIGIDYLRVAIIALISLIIAIFVGYWVSLHHKVEMVLIPVIQSLASFPAPAYFPLLFGFTYPIFSRVFGGLTDEFYVLFLGFISTFYYVFYSYWMGVKNLPKEYWEVMDNLNLSWWDRLRKIVIPSAMPYLITGLTSTVNSAWGGLAIGEYWTNIYDGRTLQVHQGLMKELAIADSTGNLLLVGWLSVLFAIIVVVYSIVFTRKLMDLAREKYVAEEGIYAA, encoded by the coding sequence TTGAACTTCGTCCTTCTCTCCTTTCTAGCTGTTGGTGTTACCATTGGTAGGGTCTTCGTCACTATTATTCTCTCCATTGTGACAGGGTGGTTACTTGGATATATTGCCATAAAGAACAGGACCTTTGAGAACGTCTACATATCCTTGTCTGAGGTTCTAGAGTCAGTCCCCGTCATATCCTTCTTTCCTGTAGTCTTAATCTTCTTTGTTACTGATATCGGAGGTTACTTGGGTGTGGAGTTGGCTGTGATATTTCTAGTTTTCACTGCTGTTGTTTGGAACATATGGATGGGGATCTACCAGGCTTTTAAGACTGTTCCAGATAACCTAAGGGAAGTTACAGAAAACCTAAGGCTCAGTTTTCTTGAAAGAATGAGTAAGCTTTACATCCCTTTCTCCATACCAAGGATTGCGGCGAACCTGATTCCGAGTTTCGCTGACGCCATGTTTTATATTACCGTTAGTGAGGTATTTAGCGTCGGAAATTCGCAATTCGCGGTCTTTGGAATAGGGTCTCTGATCTATAAGTACACCTCACTGGGGCTATATACTCAAGCTTTGTACTCTCTCCTTATCTTGGCTATAGTCACTACGGGTGTAACTTTAGGTTTAAGGGAGTACGCCATGTATTCAGTTCAGAGATACGGTCTAGACACCGAGTCCGTCAACATGGCTATGAGAAGGGGAAGGTTCAGAATAAGATATTCAGCCAAACTGAGTAATGCGATTGCTCCCGTGACTAAGGTCGCTAAGTACGTGTCTAAGGGTAGGTCAAAGGTAGAGGACTTCGATGAGGATAGGGAGTCTACGGCTAAATGGGGAATCCTAGGTAAAATCTTCGCAATAGGATTCCTCTTAGCTATCTCATATTCCGTGTTCACTCTTGTGAGTTCAGTTCCTTCTTCCGCGTGGTTCTCCGTAGTCGACTCCACCCCTTACGATCTAATCCTGATTGGCATTGACTACCTCCGTGTCGCAATTATAGCTTTAATATCGTTGATAATTGCAATTTTTGTTGGTTACTGGGTATCCCTACACCATAAGGTGGAAATGGTTCTCATCCCAGTAATCCAATCACTTGCCTCCTTCCCTGCACCGGCTTACTTCCCTCTTCTATTTGGGTTCACTTACCCAATCTTTTCTCGAGTCTTTGGCGGATTGACAGACGAGTTTTACGTTTTGTTTCTTGGTTTCATCTCAACTTTCTATTACGTTTTCTATAGTTACTGGATGGGTGTAAAGAACCTACCCAAGGAGTACTGGGAAGTGATGGATAACTTGAATCTATCCTGGTGGGACAGGCTCAGGAAAATTGTTATCCCGTCGGCGATGCCGTATTTGATTACAGGTCTGACGAGCACGGTCAATAGCGCCTGGGGAGGGCTTGCTATAGGGGAATATTGGACCAACATCTATGACGGGAGAACCCTCCAGGTCCATCAGGGCCTAATGAAAGAGCTTGCCATAGCTGATAGTACAGGGAACCTGCTCCTAGTGGGTTGGCTGTCAGTATTATTTGCCATCATCGTTGTCGTGTACTCGATTGTGTTCACCAGGAAACTGATGGATCTAGCTAGGGAAAAATACGTCGCTGAAGAGGGTATATATGCAGCGTAA
- a CDS encoding ABC transporter ATP-binding protein, with the protein MFENVNLRSGENELTAIVGPSGVGKSTLLRILGGFVKPNNGEVRLMGRKVSHPTPRIALIHQSIATFPWLTALENVKLGIKYRKLPREEEDKIARKMLEVVGLQGFEDFYPKQMSGGMRQRVAIARALAADPYVLLMDEPFAHLDELTAEGLRQEIYSTLFNEETSLKSAVLVSHNMNEVVELSDKVYVLNGSPATVVGEVIIDLDRPRNLKDPKFQEYLDILYKLLTPVKKVKGMKET; encoded by the coding sequence GTGTTTGAGAACGTGAATTTAAGGTCTGGAGAGAATGAATTAACAGCAATAGTAGGACCCTCCGGAGTAGGAAAGTCAACCCTTCTTAGGATTCTAGGTGGGTTCGTAAAGCCCAACAATGGTGAAGTGAGGCTAATGGGAAGGAAGGTTTCCCATCCCACTCCCAGGATAGCCCTCATTCATCAGTCCATTGCTACTTTTCCTTGGCTAACTGCCCTTGAAAACGTGAAGCTGGGAATCAAGTATAGGAAGCTCCCCAGGGAGGAGGAGGACAAAATAGCTAGGAAAATGCTTGAGGTAGTGGGTCTACAAGGATTCGAGGATTTTTACCCTAAACAGATGAGCGGTGGAATGAGACAGAGAGTTGCCATAGCGAGAGCGTTGGCAGCGGACCCTTACGTTCTTCTGATGGATGAGCCCTTCGCTCACTTAGATGAGCTGACTGCGGAGGGATTAAGGCAAGAGATTTACTCTACGCTGTTTAATGAGGAAACGTCTTTGAAATCTGCAGTACTTGTGTCGCATAACATGAACGAAGTTGTTGAGCTGTCGGATAAGGTTTACGTTCTTAACGGGAGTCCAGCAACGGTTGTTGGTGAGGTTATAATTGACCTAGATAGGCCTAGGAACTTGAAGGATCCAAAATTCCAGGAATATCTCGATATCCTGTACAAGTTACTTACACCAGTGAAAAAGGTAAAGGGGATGAAGGAAACTTGA